A stretch of the Cheilinus undulatus linkage group 11, ASM1832078v1, whole genome shotgun sequence genome encodes the following:
- the fam131c gene encoding protein FAM131C — protein MGACLCKGHKELQHPMTVLQDHSGEGQPSSAKDGKTPSNGSVTDKSSRYDIGELATSSLIGLVATIKEHITQPTAMAQGRVAHLIEWKGWGGGGEARGGGGGWSRAWGKGGGSWGGMGAELQEDEQFYSQMTDEIKEARFAAGVAEQFALAEAAMNMWSMNDGLEQPSTSLQASQNHYMSQFLMDSGNISVPQHLYSIHPQTYDNRTSHLIPVPMADSISPTSNSQDRDQAFEDRSPATGESAVRHVDSSSLSEDDVFYN, from the exons AGCTCCAGCACCCCATGACAGTCCTGCAGGACCACTCTGGGGAGGGTCAGCCGTCCTCTGCCAAG GATGGGAAGACCCCCTCCAACGGCAGCGTGACAGATAAAAGCAGCCGCTACGACATAGGCGAGCTGGCCACCTCCTCTCTGATTG gTCTGGTGGCCACGATAAAGGAGCACATCACCCAGCCGACTGCGATGGCCCAGGGGCGAGTGGCCCACCTGATTGAATGGAAAGGCTGGGGCGGAGGCGGCGAGGCCAGGGGAGGAGGTGGTGGCTGGAGCAGGGCCTGGGGTAAAGGAGGCGGCAGCTGGGGGGGGATGGGGGCCGAGCTGCAGGAGGATGAGCAGTTCTACTCCCAAATGACGGACGAGATCAAGGAAGCTCGCTTCGCTGCAG GAGTGGCGGAGCAGTTTGCTCTGGCTGAAGCAGCCATGAACATGTGGTCGATGAATGACGGTTTGGAGCAGCCGTCCACCAGCTTACAAG CCTCACAAAATCACTACATGTCGCAGTTCCTGATGGACAGTGGAAACATCAGCGTCCCCCAGCACCTTTACAGCATCCACCCACAGACGTATGACAACAGGACGTcccacctgatccctgtgccgATGGCTGACTCCATTTCTCCTACATCCAACTCTCAAGACAGAGATCAAGCCTTTGAGGACAGAAGCCCCGCGACTGGAGAGTCTGCTGTCAGACACGTAGACAGCAGCTCGCTATCAGAGGATGACGTTTTTTATAACTAG